A window of Sporichthyaceae bacterium genomic DNA:
CGACCTGCTCTGCGCCCGCGTCGGGGCCACCTCCGATCGTGTAGGCGACCCCGATGCCGCGCGGGAGGCGGAGGTGCAGGCGTCGACCGATCTGGTGGCCGCGTTGGCGACGGTGCCCGACCCGCGTGCCCGCCGCGGGATCCGGCATCGGTTGGTGCCGGTGCTCGCGCTGGCGGTATGCGCGGTGCTGACCGGGGCCCGCAGCTACGTCGCGATCGCCGAATGGGCCCATGACCTGCCGCTGGGCGTGCGGATCCGGCTCGGGCTCACGGTTGGACGGGCGACGCCGAGCGAGTCGACGATCCGCCGTATCCTGCAGAAACTCGACTCGCAAACGCTGGACCGGGCGGTGTCGAACTGGCTGATCGCCCGCGCCGACCGCATCAGCCCGCCAACCCCGGACCCGGCGCAGCCCAGCACGCCGGAGCAGAACGCGGCATCCGGCACGGCGCGGATCACAGCACCCCCGCCGAGGGTCATCGCGGTGGACGGCAAGTCCGCCCGCGGCGCCCGCCTCGCCGACCAGCGGGCGGTGCACCTGCTCGCGGCGCTCGACACTCG
This region includes:
- a CDS encoding ISAs1 family transposase, translating into MPAWPSSPIDLLCARVGATSDRVGDPDAAREAEVQASTDLVAALATVPDPRARRGIRHRLVPVLALAVCAVLTGARSYVAIAEWAHDLPLGVRIRLGLTVGRATPSESTIRRILQKLDSQTLDRAVSNWLIARADRISPPTPDPAQPSTPEQNAASGTARITAPPPRVIAVDGKSARGARLADQRAVHLLAALDTRRGIVLGQSVVDGKTNEITAFAPLLDRIDITDAIITADALHTQDEHARYLHRRGAHYVFIVKGNRPRLHQQVAGLPWRDMPAVDLTQDAGHGRRESRTLKLAVVRNAVTGGILFPHAQLAVQIVRRRRPATSRRWHSETVYAVTDLSWQQIRADQLAQAIREHWHVENRLH